Proteins encoded by one window of Conger conger chromosome 1, fConCon1.1, whole genome shotgun sequence:
- the LOC133109570 gene encoding focal adhesion kinase 1-like isoform X9, translating to MRRQVTVSWDTRGTDEAPPKPSRPGYPSPRSSEGFFPSPQHMGPHNHYQAAGYPGPHGLAPAPSGAYPPQASLLDPHDAWAHHRPQDPTWSHGAEEAGPLELRGMGQALPSHLMEERLLQQQLQMEEDQRWLEQEERFLKPESRNSRGSSDRDDGMLQGPTGNQHIYQPVTRPEHAAPPKKPPRPGAACMPHVDSYNEGVKIQPQEISPPPTANLDRSNDRVYENVTGLVKAVIEMSSRIQPAAPEEYVPMVKDVGLALRTLLATVDETIPTLPASSHREVEMSQKLLNSDLAELIGKMKLAQQYVMTSLQMDYKKQMLTAAHALAVDAKNLLDVIDQARIKMMGQPWPH from the exons ATGAGAAGACAGGTCACCGTGTCCTGGGATACCAGGGGGACTGACGAGGCACCCCCGAAA CCCAGCAGACCTGGCTACCCCAGCCCCCGCTCCAGTGAAGGATTCTTCCCCAGCCCACAGCACATGGGCCCGCACAATCACTACCAG GCGGCAGGCTACCCCGGCCCCCATGGGTTAGCCCCTGCCCCCAGTGGAGCGTACCCACCCCAGGCCTCTCTCCTGGACCCCCACGACGCCTGGGCCCACCACCGGCCGCAGGACCCCACGTGGTCGCATGGTGCGGAG GAGGCGGGTCCATTGGAGCTGCGGGGGATGGGCCAGGCGCTCCCCTCCCACCTAATGGAGGAGCGGCTtctccagcagcagctgcagatgGAAGAGGACCAGCGCTGGCTGGAACAGGAGGAACGCTTCCTG aAGCCGGAGTCTCGGAATTCCAGGGGCAGCAGTGATCGGGATGATGGCATGCTCCAGGGGCCG acAGGAAACCAGCACATATATCAGCCCGTCACCAGACCAG AACATGCAGCCCCACCGAAGAAGCCTCCAcggcctggggcagcctgcatgCCCCATGTGGACAGCTACAATGAAGGAGTGAAG ATCCagccccaggagatcagcccgCCCCCCACTGCTAACCTGGACCGCTCCAACGACAGGGTGTACGAGAATGTGACCGGACTGGTGAAGGCCGTCATTGAGATGTCCAGCAGAATCCAGCCTGCAGCCCCTGAGGAGTATGTGCCAATGGTGAAG GATGTGGGTCTGGCATTGAGGACACTTCTGGCCACAGTAGATGAAACCATACCTACCCTGCCAGCCAGCTCACACAGAGAG GTGGAGATGTCCCAGAAGCTGCTGAACTCTGACCTGGCGGAGCTCATCGGGAAGATGAAGCTGGCTCAGCAGTACGTCATGACCAGCCTGCAGATGGACTATAAGAAGCAGATGCTGACCGCAGCGCACGCGCTGGCTGTGGATGCCAAGAACCTGCTGGACGTCATCGACCAGGCCCGGATCAAGATGATGGGCCAGCCCTGGCCACACTAG